From the genome of Immundisolibacter sp., one region includes:
- a CDS encoding efflux RND transporter permease subunit, translating to MSLPELSINRHVLAYMLSGVIVLFGIVAYRALGVDRFPQIDFPIVSVTTTQPGANPEVIDASITNIIERQVNSVPGIDYIQSSSTPGVSQVTITFKLEKDIDVAFQEVQSKVSQVVANLPDDADPPVVAKVEADATPILWLHILGDRTLQQLNTFVTNTLRRQIETIDGVGDIRIGGLRPRNIRVEVHPERLSAHGLTVQDVLDAFRNEHLLLPGGFVTSRTQERLLKLDIEYHSPRELQNMVIGYRDGAEIRLSQVADVIDGMADYRRLARRDGQSVVGMGIVKVTGANTVAIVDEVQQRLKTEIVPQLPAGIQILQGTDNSIFIVEMVDALKEHLISGTLLAGAVVLLFLRSFRATIIIAAAIPVSLLGAIAVMYFLDYTFNSMTLLALLLLVGVVVDDAIVVLENIHRHREHIDPDPRSAAIEGTKQVMFAVLAATLSLVAIFVPVVFMGGMIGRFFSSFSVVVVFGVLVSWFVSLTLTPMLCSRYLDVSQRHGRLYGAFGRLFEAMDRFYRRVLNAGLRWRWGVVAATLMVVASSGYFFGAIGKEFVPVEDESRFMVIFKTPLGSSVEYTNSRLQMIEQVLEADPTVLYTFGAIGLFTTAQANEGMIFVTITPRDERDISQHEVIARLRPQLASLPGVRAFAVPTPAIGGQRGETLQFAVRGPNLTRVGEYAVQMRERLMQMPGFGFIDLDLLLDMPQLRLEIDRTRTAALGLSSRDVAMAANVLAGGMDIAKWNDDPGDGERYDVRLKAPDGTFETPDDLRKIFLRAGNGELVRLDTVARFVEKPGPARIDRFDLQYAARFYNNPEMPLNVAVEKVQGVAAEVLPLGYSIKLLGSAREFSQTMGFVATAFVLALVMLYMVLASQFDSFLQPLIIMVAQPLAMVGGLAALWLAGHTLNIYSMIGLVLLVGLVAKNSILLVDLTNQLRDEGKSIAEALREACPVRLRPVLMTSLTVILAMLPAAFGVGAGSDTNGPLAVAVIGGMVSSTLLTLVVVPVVYSLVENGVLRLRARRAAGHPVSA from the coding sequence ATGAGTCTGCCGGAACTTTCCATCAACCGGCATGTACTGGCGTACATGCTGAGCGGCGTGATCGTGCTGTTTGGCATCGTCGCCTACCGTGCGCTGGGCGTGGACCGCTTTCCGCAAATCGATTTCCCGATCGTGTCGGTGACCACCACCCAGCCGGGCGCCAACCCGGAGGTCATCGACGCCAGCATCACCAACATCATCGAGCGCCAGGTCAACAGCGTGCCCGGCATCGACTACATCCAGTCCAGTTCCACGCCCGGCGTGTCGCAGGTGACCATCACCTTCAAGCTGGAAAAGGACATCGACGTCGCCTTCCAGGAGGTGCAGTCCAAGGTCAGCCAGGTGGTGGCCAACCTGCCGGATGACGCCGACCCGCCGGTGGTGGCCAAGGTGGAGGCCGACGCCACACCGATCCTGTGGCTGCACATCCTGGGCGATCGCACGCTGCAGCAGCTGAACACCTTCGTCACCAACACGCTGCGCCGGCAGATCGAGACCATCGATGGCGTCGGCGACATCCGCATCGGCGGCCTGCGGCCGCGCAACATCCGCGTCGAGGTTCACCCGGAGCGCCTGAGCGCGCACGGCCTGACGGTGCAGGACGTGCTGGACGCGTTTCGCAACGAGCATCTGCTGCTGCCCGGTGGCTTCGTCACCTCGCGCACGCAGGAGCGGTTGCTGAAGCTCGACATCGAGTACCACAGCCCGCGCGAGCTGCAGAACATGGTGATCGGCTACCGGGACGGCGCCGAAATCCGCCTGTCGCAGGTGGCCGACGTCATCGACGGCATGGCCGATTACCGGCGTCTGGCGCGGCGCGACGGGCAGTCCGTGGTCGGCATGGGCATCGTCAAGGTGACCGGCGCCAACACCGTGGCCATCGTCGACGAGGTCCAGCAGCGCCTGAAAACGGAAATCGTCCCGCAGCTGCCGGCCGGCATCCAGATTCTTCAGGGCACCGACAACTCGATCTTCATCGTCGAGATGGTCGATGCGCTCAAGGAGCATCTGATCTCCGGCACGCTGCTGGCCGGGGCCGTGGTGCTGCTGTTCCTGCGCAGCTTCCGGGCCACGATCATCATCGCCGCCGCCATTCCGGTGTCGCTGCTGGGCGCCATCGCGGTGATGTACTTTCTGGACTACACCTTCAATTCCATGACACTGCTGGCGCTGCTGCTGCTGGTCGGCGTGGTGGTGGACGATGCCATCGTGGTGCTGGAGAACATCCACCGCCATCGCGAGCACATCGACCCGGACCCGCGCAGCGCAGCCATCGAGGGCACCAAACAGGTGATGTTCGCGGTGCTGGCCGCCACGCTGTCGCTGGTCGCCATCTTCGTGCCGGTGGTGTTCATGGGCGGCATGATCGGGCGTTTCTTCAGCTCGTTCTCGGTGGTGGTGGTGTTCGGCGTGCTGGTGTCCTGGTTCGTGTCGCTGACGCTGACGCCCATGCTGTGTTCCCGCTACCTGGACGTGAGCCAGCGCCACGGCCGTCTTTACGGGGCGTTTGGCCGCCTTTTCGAGGCCATGGACCGTTTCTACCGGCGTGTGCTGAATGCCGGCCTGCGCTGGCGTTGGGGGGTGGTGGCGGCAACCCTGATGGTGGTGGCCAGCAGCGGCTATTTTTTCGGCGCCATCGGCAAGGAGTTCGTGCCGGTGGAGGACGAGAGCCGCTTCATGGTGATCTTCAAGACCCCGCTCGGGTCGAGCGTCGAGTACACCAACTCGCGCCTGCAGATGATCGAGCAGGTGCTGGAGGCCGACCCGACGGTGCTGTACACCTTCGGCGCCATTGGCCTGTTCACGACCGCGCAGGCCAACGAGGGCATGATTTTCGTCACCATCACGCCGCGCGACGAGCGCGACATCAGCCAGCATGAGGTCATCGCCCGCCTGCGCCCGCAGCTGGCCAGCCTGCCCGGCGTGCGCGCCTTTGCCGTGCCGACACCGGCCATCGGCGGCCAGCGCGGCGAGACCCTGCAGTTTGCGGTGCGCGGCCCGAACCTCACGCGGGTCGGCGAGTACGCGGTGCAGATGCGCGAACGCCTGATGCAGATGCCCGGCTTCGGTTTCATCGACCTGGACCTGTTGCTGGACATGCCGCAGCTGCGTCTCGAGATCGACCGTACGCGCACGGCGGCGCTGGGCCTGTCCAGTCGCGACGTGGCGATGGCCGCCAACGTGCTGGCCGGTGGCATGGACATCGCCAAGTGGAACGACGATCCGGGCGACGGTGAGCGTTACGACGTGCGCCTGAAGGCGCCCGACGGGACCTTCGAAACGCCCGATGACCTGCGCAAGATTTTCCTGCGCGCCGGCAACGGCGAGCTGGTGCGCCTGGACACTGTGGCCCGCTTCGTGGAGAAGCCCGGCCCGGCGCGCATCGACCGCTTCGACCTGCAGTACGCGGCGCGTTTCTACAACAACCCCGAAATGCCCCTGAACGTGGCAGTCGAGAAGGTGCAGGGCGTCGCCGCCGAGGTGTTGCCGCTGGGTTATTCGATCAAGCTGCTGGGCTCGGCGCGCGAGTTCAGCCAGACCATGGGTTTCGTCGCCACCGCCTTCGTGCTGGCGCTGGTGATGCTGTACATGGTGCTGGCCAGCCAGTTCGATTCCTTTCTGCAGCCGCTGATCATCATGGTGGCCCAGCCGCTGGCGATGGTCGGCGGCCTGGCGGCGCTGTGGCTGGCCGGCCATACGCTGAACATCTATTCGATGATCGGTCTGGTGCTGCTGGTGGGTCTGGTGGCCAAGAACTCCATCCTGCTGGTGGACCTGACCAACCAGCTGCGCGACGAGGGCAAGAGCATCGCCGAGGCCCTGCGCGAGGCCTGTCCGGTGCGCCTGCGCCCGGTGCTGATGACCTCGCTGACGGTGATCCTGGCCATGCTGCCGGCGGCCTTCGGCGTCGGTGCCGGCTCGGACACCAACGGCCCGCTGGCGGTGGCGGTGATCGGCGGCATGGTGTCCTCGACCCTGCTCACGCTGGTGGTGGTGCCGGTGGTGTACTCGCTGGTCGAGAACGGCGTGCTGCGGCTGCGCGCGCGTCGAGCGGCTGGCCATCCCGTGTCGGCATGA
- the lpxK gene encoding tetraacyldisaccharide 4'-kinase translates to MNGLTRRLIERSWQRRWCLWLPPFPLLLAPAALFGVAVALRRGLYRRGLLPRTRLPVPVIVVGNIGVGGNGKTPFTQWLVQLLQDHGYRPAVLSRGYGARRGPRPLRVDASLGAADCGDEPLLLAQVTGVPVYVDADRARAGRRAIADGADVLVCDDGLQHYRLRRDIEIVLVDGQRRFGNGLPLPAGPLREPRSRLAEADFVVVKGDGAAGETRMRFVNFRLRRLQNGALFEPATFAGRTVHAIAGIAAPGGFFDQLRRLGMTVIEHPQPDHAVLRAQTLDFGDDLAVVMTGKDAVKCQPFAHSRCYALDFDVRLDDAFAARLLEKLGHGQEIARHPGLSAVQGPVGV, encoded by the coding sequence GTGAATGGACTCACCCGGCGCCTGATCGAGCGCAGCTGGCAGCGGCGCTGGTGTCTGTGGCTGCCGCCGTTCCCGCTGCTGCTGGCGCCGGCGGCCCTGTTCGGCGTCGCGGTGGCGCTGCGCCGGGGTCTTTATCGGCGCGGTCTGCTGCCGCGCACGCGCCTGCCGGTGCCGGTGATCGTGGTCGGCAACATCGGCGTCGGCGGCAACGGCAAGACGCCGTTCACGCAGTGGCTGGTGCAGCTGCTGCAGGACCACGGCTACCGGCCGGCGGTTCTGAGCCGGGGTTACGGCGCCCGCAGGGGCCCGCGGCCGCTGCGCGTGGATGCGTCGCTGGGCGCCGCCGACTGCGGCGACGAGCCGCTGCTGCTGGCGCAGGTCACCGGCGTGCCGGTGTACGTGGACGCCGACCGCGCCCGCGCCGGGCGCCGCGCCATCGCCGACGGCGCCGATGTGCTGGTGTGTGACGACGGCCTGCAGCATTACCGCCTGCGGCGGGACATCGAAATCGTGCTGGTCGACGGCCAGCGACGGTTCGGCAATGGCCTGCCGCTGCCGGCCGGGCCGCTGCGGGAGCCGCGCTCGCGCCTGGCCGAGGCGGACTTCGTGGTGGTCAAGGGCGACGGTGCCGCCGGCGAGACCCGCATGCGCTTCGTCAACTTTCGCCTGCGGCGCCTGCAAAACGGCGCGCTGTTCGAGCCGGCCACCTTCGCCGGGCGGACGGTGCACGCCATCGCCGGCATCGCCGCGCCGGGCGGATTCTTCGATCAGCTGCGCCGCCTCGGCATGACGGTGATCGAGCATCCGCAGCCGGACCACGCCGTCTTGCGCGCACAGACGCTGGATTTTGGCGACGATCTGGCGGTCGTGATGACCGGAAAGGATGCCGTAAAATGCCAGCCGTTCGCCCATTCGCGCTGCTACGCGCTGGATTTCGACGTCCGGCTCGATGATGCCTTCGCCGCCCGCCTGCTGGAGAAACTCGGCCATGGACAAGAAATTGCTCGACATCCTGGTCTGTCCGCTGTGCAAGGGCCCGTTGGTGTATGA
- a CDS encoding Trm112 family protein: MDKKLLDILVCPLCKGPLVYDAKAQELICKVDRLAYAIVDDIPVMLIDEARQIPAELEL, translated from the coding sequence ATGGACAAGAAATTGCTCGACATCCTGGTCTGTCCGCTGTGCAAGGGCCCGTTGGTGTATGACGCCAAGGCGCAGGAGCTGATCTGCAAGGTCGATCGCCTGGCCTACGCCATCGTCGACGACATTCCGGTGATGCTGATCGACGAGGCGCGCCAGATTCCGGCCGAGCTCGAGCTGTAG
- a CDS encoding TIGR00730 family Rossman fold protein translates to MSHQPPPPATEQREKPLPEQHPKPASEDPAAPQRVQAILDSPSYRIADQDPDFLSQEDTRGLRLHVDYLKPELLLREHGIRHTIVVFGGTRISEPAVAERDVEACRAALAAEPGNTALAEQLAVAKRRAAKSHYYDVARELGRLVGCAGDGPQDCRVVVMTGGGPGIMEAANRGTFDVGAKSVGLNISLPREQYPNPYITPQLCFRFHYFALRKLHFMQRARALVAFPGGYGTFDELFETLTLIQTRKIHPVPVVLVGESYWRRAVDFDFLVDEGVIDPEDRELFWYAETAQDIWDSIQRWHEANGGSLFPCA, encoded by the coding sequence ATGAGCCATCAGCCGCCACCGCCGGCGACCGAGCAGCGGGAAAAGCCGCTGCCGGAGCAGCATCCGAAGCCGGCGTCCGAGGATCCGGCCGCACCGCAGCGCGTGCAGGCCATCCTGGACAGTCCAAGCTACCGCATCGCCGACCAGGATCCGGATTTCCTGAGCCAGGAGGACACCCGCGGCCTGCGCCTGCACGTCGACTACCTGAAGCCGGAACTGCTGTTGCGCGAGCACGGCATACGTCACACGATCGTGGTGTTCGGCGGCACCCGCATCAGCGAACCGGCGGTGGCCGAACGGGATGTCGAGGCCTGCCGCGCCGCGCTGGCGGCCGAGCCGGGCAACACGGCGCTGGCCGAGCAGCTGGCGGTGGCGAAGCGGCGTGCCGCCAAGAGTCATTACTACGACGTAGCGCGCGAGCTGGGGCGCCTGGTCGGCTGTGCCGGTGACGGGCCGCAGGACTGCCGGGTGGTGGTGATGACCGGTGGCGGGCCGGGCATCATGGAGGCGGCCAACCGCGGCACCTTCGACGTGGGCGCCAAGTCGGTCGGCCTGAACATCAGCCTGCCGCGCGAGCAGTACCCGAACCCGTACATCACGCCGCAGCTGTGTTTTCGTTTCCACTACTTCGCGTTGCGCAAGCTGCATTTCATGCAACGGGCGCGGGCGCTGGTGGCCTTTCCGGGCGGCTATGGCACGTTTGACGAGCTGTTCGAGACCCTGACGCTGATCCAGACGCGCAAGATCCATCCGGTGCCGGTGGTGCTGGTCGGGGAGAGCTACTGGCGGCGGGCGGTCGATTTCGACTTTCTGGTCGACGAGGGCGTCATCGATCCCGAAGACCGGGAGCTTTTCTGGTACGCGGAAACCGCGCAGGACATCTGGGACAGCATCCAGCGCTGGCACGAGGCCAACGGCGGCAGCCTGTTTCCCTGCGCCTGA
- the kdsB gene encoding 3-deoxy-manno-octulosonate cytidylyltransferase, producing the protein MDFTVIIPARYEATRLPGKPLADLGGRPLLQWVHERALASGAARVVVATDDARIEGAAQAFGAEVVMTSPEHRSGTDRIADAAHQLGLPDDALVVNVQGDEPLMPPPLIRQVAANLAAHPAADMATLSQRILTLSELASPHVVKVVCDREGYALYFSRALIPQPRDGMPEAEHLADAVPGWQRHIGIYAYRVGFLRAFVHWPPAAIESTEMLEQLRALWNGASIHVAEACAPAPVGVDTPEDLARLRERIAQGG; encoded by the coding sequence ATGGACTTCACGGTCATCATCCCGGCCCGTTACGAGGCCACGCGCCTGCCGGGCAAGCCGCTGGCGGACCTGGGCGGCCGGCCGCTGCTGCAGTGGGTTCACGAGCGCGCGCTGGCCAGCGGCGCGGCGCGGGTGGTGGTGGCGACCGACGATGCCCGCATCGAAGGCGCCGCGCAGGCCTTTGGCGCCGAAGTCGTGATGACCTCGCCCGAGCACCGCAGCGGCACCGATCGCATCGCCGACGCGGCCCACCAGCTTGGCCTGCCGGACGATGCCCTGGTGGTGAACGTGCAGGGCGACGAGCCGCTGATGCCGCCGCCGCTGATCCGCCAGGTGGCCGCCAATCTGGCCGCGCATCCGGCCGCCGACATGGCCACCCTGAGCCAGCGCATCCTGACGCTGTCGGAGCTCGCCAGCCCGCACGTGGTGAAGGTGGTCTGCGACCGCGAGGGCTATGCGCTTTACTTCAGCCGGGCGCTGATTCCGCAGCCGCGCGACGGCATGCCGGAAGCGGAACATCTGGCCGACGCGGTCCCCGGCTGGCAGCGGCACATCGGCATCTACGCGTATCGCGTGGGCTTCCTGCGCGCCTTCGTGCACTGGCCGCCGGCTGCCATCGAAAGCACGGAAATGCTGGAACAGCTGCGCGCGCTGTGGAACGGCGCCAGCATCCACGTGGCCGAGGCCTGCGCGCCGGCGCCGGTCGGCGTGGACACGCCCGAGGATTTGGCGCGCCTGCGCGAGCGGATCGCCCAGGGCGGCTGA
- a CDS encoding proteasome-type protease produces MTYCVGVKVNAGLVFASDSRTNAGVDQVSTYSKMHVFERPGERVFVVLSAGNLATSQAVIHRLRREFKDPAGVGLGAVADVFEAAEHLGDVSYCVQKEHADALERSGVSAEASFIIGGEVAGAGHEICLVYPQGNYISATPETPYLQIGETKYGKPILDRIIAADTTLDDAARCALVSLDSTIRANISVGPPLDVAICAAGELRVSRRLTLAGDSPLYMGVQQGWNEGLKRAFLELPRFEWELGAT; encoded by the coding sequence ATGACCTACTGCGTCGGCGTCAAGGTCAACGCCGGCCTGGTGTTCGCATCCGACTCGCGCACCAATGCCGGCGTCGACCAGGTCAGCACCTACAGCAAGATGCATGTGTTCGAGCGGCCCGGCGAGCGGGTGTTCGTGGTGCTCAGTGCCGGCAACCTGGCCACCAGCCAGGCGGTGATCCACCGCCTGCGGCGCGAGTTCAAGGACCCGGCCGGCGTCGGTCTGGGCGCCGTCGCCGACGTCTTCGAGGCCGCCGAGCATCTGGGCGACGTGAGCTACTGCGTCCAGAAGGAACACGCGGATGCGCTCGAGCGCAGCGGCGTGAGCGCCGAGGCAAGCTTCATCATCGGCGGTGAGGTGGCGGGCGCCGGCCACGAAATCTGTCTGGTCTACCCGCAGGGCAACTACATCAGCGCCACCCCGGAAACGCCGTATCTGCAGATCGGCGAGACCAAGTACGGCAAGCCGATCCTGGACCGCATCATCGCCGCCGACACCACGCTCGACGACGCGGCCCGCTGCGCGCTGGTGTCGCTGGACTCGACCATCCGCGCCAACATCTCGGTCGGACCGCCGCTGGATGTGGCCATCTGCGCGGCCGGTGAGCTGCGCGTCAGCCGGCGCCTGACTCTGGCCGGCGACTCGCCGCTGTACATGGGCGTCCAGCAGGGCTGGAACGAGGGCCTGAAACGGGCCTTCCTGGAGCTGCCGCGCTTCGAGTGGGAGCTGGGCGCGACCTGA
- a CDS encoding DOPA 4,5-dioxygenase family protein, whose amino-acid sequence MEIEAMQEFSVVLPQTTAEYHAHVYFDPATRPAAAWLREELERRFPVRMGRWREQPVGPHSKPMYQVAFGPELFGQVVPFLMLNRQGLDILIHPESGLGHAGDHAVRCAWLGDKLPLDIAFLERIDAGELPA is encoded by the coding sequence ATGGAGATCGAGGCTATGCAGGAATTTTCAGTCGTGCTGCCGCAAACGACGGCCGAGTACCACGCGCACGTGTATTTCGACCCCGCCACGCGCCCGGCGGCGGCCTGGCTGCGCGAGGAACTGGAGCGCCGCTTCCCGGTGCGCATGGGCCGCTGGCGCGAGCAGCCGGTCGGCCCGCACAGCAAGCCGATGTATCAGGTGGCCTTCGGGCCGGAGCTGTTCGGGCAGGTGGTGCCGTTTCTGATGCTCAATCGTCAGGGCCTGGACATCCTGATCCACCCCGAGTCGGGCCTGGGCCACGCCGGGGACCACGCCGTGCGCTGCGCCTGGCTGGGCGACAAGCTGCCGCTGGACATCGCGTTTCTGGAGCGCATCGACGCCGGCGAGCTGCCTGCGTGA
- a CDS encoding amino acid permease: protein MTQGLTRKKPISAALVNGEHGLARSLSGLDLTLLGIGAIIGAGIFVLTGVAAATKAGPALSLSFVMGAVACAFAALVYAEFASTVPLSGSAYTYTYVTLGELPAWIIGWDLILEYALACATVAIGWSGYFLRLLAGLGITLPAELVGGPMQGGYINLPAFGVMLLISGLLALGVRQTSLANGLIVVLKLAVIGIFLYAAVPHVEPANWQPFMPFGWEGVMAGAGLIFFAYIGFDAVSTAAEEAKNPQRDMPIGIIASLVLCTLIYIAVTVVLTGIAPYTSLNVSDPIAFALSRVGERFAAGATAIGAVAGLTSVLLVMMYGQTRVFYAMSRDGLLPKVFSTVHPRTRTPARTILATGLVIAIAAGMLPIHEVASLVNVGTLAAFIMVSVAVLYLRRAQPDLQRPFRTPFMPWVPILAILSCGYLIASLEAVTLWRFVIWMLIGVVLYFAYARQRSVLGHA, encoded by the coding sequence ATGACGCAGGGCCTGACGCGCAAGAAACCCATCAGCGCCGCGCTCGTCAATGGCGAGCATGGCCTGGCACGCAGCCTGTCGGGGCTGGACCTGACGCTGCTGGGCATCGGCGCCATCATCGGCGCGGGCATTTTCGTGCTCACCGGCGTGGCGGCCGCCACCAAGGCCGGGCCGGCGCTGTCGCTGTCGTTCGTGATGGGCGCGGTCGCCTGCGCCTTCGCGGCGCTGGTGTATGCCGAATTCGCCTCCACGGTGCCGCTGTCGGGCAGCGCCTACACCTACACCTACGTCACGCTGGGCGAGTTGCCGGCGTGGATCATCGGTTGGGACCTGATCCTGGAATACGCACTGGCCTGCGCCACGGTGGCGATCGGCTGGTCCGGCTATTTCCTGCGCCTGCTGGCCGGGCTTGGCATCACGCTGCCAGCGGAGCTGGTCGGCGGCCCGATGCAGGGCGGCTACATCAACCTGCCGGCCTTCGGCGTGATGCTGCTGATCAGCGGTCTGCTGGCGCTGGGCGTGCGCCAGACCAGCCTGGCCAACGGCCTGATCGTGGTGCTCAAGCTGGCCGTGATCGGCATTTTCCTGTACGCCGCCGTGCCGCACGTAGAGCCGGCCAACTGGCAGCCGTTCATGCCGTTTGGCTGGGAGGGCGTCATGGCCGGCGCCGGCTTGATCTTTTTCGCCTACATCGGCTTCGATGCCGTATCGACCGCCGCCGAGGAAGCAAAAAATCCGCAGCGGGACATGCCGATCGGCATCATCGCCTCACTGGTCCTGTGCACGCTGATCTACATCGCCGTCACCGTGGTGCTGACCGGCATCGCGCCGTACACCTCGCTGAACGTATCGGACCCGATTGCCTTTGCCCTGTCCCGGGTCGGCGAGCGCTTTGCCGCCGGTGCCACGGCCATCGGTGCGGTGGCCGGCCTGACCTCGGTGCTGCTGGTGATGATGTACGGCCAGACGCGCGTGTTCTACGCCATGTCCCGCGACGGTCTGCTGCCCAAGGTCTTCTCCACCGTGCACCCGCGCACGCGCACGCCGGCGCGCACCATCCTGGCCACCGGCCTGGTGATCGCCATCGCCGCCGGCATGCTGCCGATTCACGAAGTGGCGTCGCTGGTCAACGTCGGCACACTGGCGGCCTTCATCATGGTGTCGGTGGCGGTGCTGTATCTGCGCCGCGCCCAACCGGACCTGCAGCGGCCGTTTCGCACGCCGTTCATGCCGTGGGTGCCGATCCTGGCCATCCTGTCGTGTGGTTATCTGATTGCCAGTCTGGAGGCTGTGACGCTGTGGCGCTTCGTGATCTGGATGCTGATCGGCGTGGTGCTGTATTTCGCCTATGCGCGCCAGCGCAGCGTGCTCGGGCACGCCTGA
- a CDS encoding GNAT family N-acetyltransferase — protein MPDPYLIDLREHPNPALLAAFEDLYRRTFTDPAEREDPAQWPPRLYGELPAPQPRMHLLVAVDEPGRNLLGGIAFEYYRDSRCGLLTYLVIAADSRRRGLARRLVQGALARLQQEAQAHGSSLRGVFAEAEDPDQVGPDGNAMPPRERLTALARLGARRIDVPYVQPALEGGSGPCRHLLLLVFHPPSGAVPGAVVQGFLHEFYRALGITDPASDADFRAMERALTERADCAVPVAAR, from the coding sequence ATGCCCGACCCATACCTGATCGATCTGCGCGAGCATCCGAATCCGGCATTGCTGGCCGCCTTCGAGGATTTGTATCGGCGCACCTTCACCGATCCTGCCGAGCGCGAGGACCCGGCACAGTGGCCCCCCCGGCTGTATGGCGAGCTGCCCGCGCCGCAGCCGCGCATGCACCTGCTGGTCGCCGTCGACGAGCCGGGCCGAAACCTGCTCGGCGGTATCGCGTTCGAGTATTACCGCGACAGCCGCTGCGGTCTGCTGACCTATCTGGTGATCGCGGCCGACTCGCGCCGCCGTGGCCTGGCCCGGCGGCTCGTGCAGGGCGCACTGGCCCGGCTGCAGCAGGAAGCCCAGGCCCATGGCAGCTCCCTGCGCGGCGTGTTCGCCGAAGCCGAAGACCCGGACCAGGTCGGCCCGGATGGCAACGCCATGCCGCCCCGTGAACGCCTGACGGCGCTGGCGCGACTGGGCGCGCGGCGGATCGATGTGCCGTACGTGCAACCGGCGCTCGAGGGCGGCAGCGGACCTTGCCGGCACCTGCTGCTGCTGGTGTTCCATCCGCCCTCCGGCGCCGTCCCGGGGGCCGTGGTGCAAGGGTTTCTGCACGAGTTCTATCGGGCGCTTGGAATCACGGATCCGGCGTCGGATGCCGATTTTCGCGCCATGGAACGGGCGCTGACCGAGCGCGCCGATTGCGCCGTGCCGGTCGCCGCCCGGTAG
- a CDS encoding efflux transporter outer membrane subunit, protein MPLRPRHATLLLLAAALTGCSLAPHEPPPAIALPAGWNDPVIGQDAAPPMADWWRRFGDPALDALVAQALEYNLDLALAAARIEEARAQLGASRAEQWPTLDAQADASRQRSASGNGNDSLGSAGVREFYSVAGVLGYELDLFGRLRSATDAARARLLESTYTADALRLTVMTDVVSAYLDLRATERQLAITDATVLSRQEALRLQRARLRLGADTELTLRQAEAALAAARAQAASLRENLGRTQTALAVLSGASPQALFDQQPPPGQFATLELPGEFPGVLPAQLLERRPDIRAAQAALRAADADIGAARALWFPRINLTALIGSDALRVGDLFSGPAASWSLGSSLVAPLLDFGRAEAQVAGAQARRAQSQALYRQTVQTAFREVRDALTSLREAQLRERAQTDAVAALTRARELASLQYLSGRGLYLDVLDADRSLLTAQLDLTTAARDARVAAATLHKALGGDWPAPAPS, encoded by the coding sequence GTGCCGCTCCGACCACGACACGCGACGCTGCTGCTGTTGGCAGCGGCCTTGACCGGCTGTTCGCTGGCGCCGCACGAACCGCCGCCGGCAATCGCCCTGCCCGCCGGCTGGAACGATCCGGTCATCGGCCAGGATGCAGCCCCGCCCATGGCCGACTGGTGGCGACGGTTCGGCGACCCGGCGCTCGATGCGCTGGTGGCGCAGGCGCTCGAATACAACCTCGATCTGGCGCTGGCCGCCGCGCGCATCGAGGAAGCGCGGGCGCAGCTTGGCGCCAGCCGCGCCGAGCAGTGGCCCACACTCGACGCGCAGGCCGATGCGTCCCGCCAGCGCAGCGCCAGCGGCAACGGCAACGACAGTCTTGGCAGCGCCGGCGTGCGCGAGTTTTACAGCGTGGCGGGCGTGCTCGGCTACGAACTGGACCTGTTCGGCCGCCTGCGCAGCGCGACCGACGCCGCCCGTGCGCGCCTGCTCGAATCCACCTACACCGCCGACGCGCTGCGCCTGACGGTGATGACCGACGTGGTCAGCGCCTACCTCGACCTGCGTGCGACCGAACGCCAACTGGCCATCACCGACGCCACCGTGCTGTCCCGCCAGGAGGCGCTGCGCCTGCAACGCGCGCGGCTGCGTCTTGGCGCCGACACGGAACTGACGCTGCGCCAGGCCGAAGCAGCGCTGGCCGCTGCCCGCGCCCAGGCCGCCAGCCTGCGCGAGAACCTCGGCCGGACACAGACGGCGCTGGCAGTGCTCAGCGGCGCCTCGCCACAGGCGCTGTTCGACCAGCAGCCGCCGCCCGGCCAGTTCGCGACCCTGGAGCTGCCCGGCGAGTTTCCCGGCGTGCTGCCGGCGCAGCTGCTCGAGCGCCGGCCCGACATCCGCGCCGCGCAGGCCGCGCTGCGCGCAGCCGATGCCGATATCGGCGCCGCGCGTGCCCTGTGGTTCCCACGCATCAACCTGACCGCGCTGATCGGCTCGGACGCGCTGCGCGTGGGCGATCTTTTCAGCGGCCCGGCGGCCAGCTGGTCGCTCGGCAGTTCCCTGGTGGCGCCGCTGCTCGACTTTGGCCGCGCCGAGGCCCAGGTGGCCGGCGCGCAGGCCCGGCGCGCGCAGTCGCAGGCGCTGTACCGGCAGACGGTGCAGACCGCGTTTCGTGAAGTACGCGACGCGCTGACCTCCCTGCGCGAGGCGCAGCTGCGCGAGCGGGCGCAGACCGATGCCGTCGCGGCGCTGACCCGGGCGCGCGAGCTGGCCAGCCTGCAGTACCTGAGCGGCCGGGGGCTATATCTGGATGTGCTGGATGCCGACCGCAGCCTGCTTACGGCGCAGCTGGACCTGACCACCGCCGCGCGCGATGCGCGCGTGGCCGCCGCAACGCTGCACAAGGCACTCGGCGGCGACTGGCCGGCGCCGGCGCCAAGCTGA